Proteins co-encoded in one Marinomonas sp. IMCC 4694 genomic window:
- a CDS encoding amidase family protein, translated as MKDRKCDDTVSSPFLVSLFSMTCKQASFPWQNRELVATWQSALDIIDARGQSVFTELFEYVEPQQGVLNGAIVSIKDLFQVQGYKTQAGSVFIDKTPALQDAEAVALLRQSGASFFGHTTMTELAYSGLGLNPHYGSPENPIHPGRITGGSTSGGAASVALGIADMALGTDTGGSLRIPAAFCGLTGFKPSQCSVSRVGCLPLSSSLDSVGPIARTVEECAWLWQVMSHREVASINTDASSLADVSSLTLVVPSNFGMNDLDVLVEDGFAEQLARLEAAGWVIERRYIDALEAYKILPVWQFSAFECQAFYGQHYDLANADMDPRVASRIARANTINAEDFEQTQAARQAFIQRMAEEEPNTIFLLPTVAMVAPRLTDVEHDAQYDRLNLLCLRNTSLANVLDGCSVSLPFRYQDEPMGFMLTACHGKDQALLSIAKRMEPILA; from the coding sequence GTGAAAGACAGAAAGTGTGACGATACGGTTTCCTCCCCTTTTTTAGTGAGCTTATTCAGCATGACATGTAAACAGGCGTCTTTTCCTTGGCAAAATCGCGAGCTGGTCGCTACGTGGCAGAGTGCTTTAGACATTATTGATGCAAGAGGCCAATCCGTTTTTACCGAATTGTTTGAGTATGTTGAGCCTCAGCAAGGCGTGCTAAACGGGGCGATTGTGTCGATTAAAGATCTGTTTCAGGTGCAGGGTTATAAGACGCAAGCGGGGTCGGTGTTTATCGATAAGACGCCGGCGCTGCAAGACGCCGAGGCGGTGGCTTTATTGAGACAATCCGGTGCCAGTTTCTTCGGTCATACGACTATGACGGAGCTGGCGTATTCAGGGTTGGGGCTGAACCCTCATTATGGTTCGCCAGAGAATCCGATTCATCCTGGGCGTATTACTGGTGGCTCTACCAGCGGTGGAGCGGCCTCGGTCGCCTTGGGTATTGCCGACATGGCGCTCGGTACGGACACCGGAGGGTCGTTGCGTATTCCAGCGGCGTTTTGTGGCTTGACGGGGTTTAAACCCTCGCAGTGCAGCGTGTCACGAGTGGGCTGTTTGCCCTTATCGAGCAGCTTAGATTCCGTGGGGCCTATTGCCCGTACCGTCGAAGAATGCGCATGGCTGTGGCAAGTGATGTCTCATCGTGAAGTCGCCTCGATCAACACCGATGCGTCTTCACTTGCTGATGTGTCTTCACTGACTTTAGTCGTGCCAAGCAATTTTGGTATGAATGACTTGGATGTGCTGGTGGAAGACGGCTTTGCTGAACAATTGGCTCGCCTCGAAGCCGCAGGTTGGGTGATTGAACGGCGTTATATTGACGCGCTAGAAGCGTATAAAATCTTGCCAGTTTGGCAATTTTCGGCGTTTGAGTGTCAGGCGTTTTATGGTCAGCACTACGATTTAGCGAACGCCGACATGGATCCGCGAGTGGCTTCCCGTATCGCTCGGGCGAACACGATTAATGCGGAAGACTTTGAGCAGACTCAAGCGGCTCGTCAGGCTTTTATTCAGCGAATGGCAGAGGAAGAACCGAATACGATTTTCTTACTGCCGACGGTGGCGATGGTTGCGCCCCGATTGACGGATGTAGAACACGATGCCCAATACGATCGCTTGAATTTATTGTGTTTACGCAACACGTCCCTCGCCAATGTGTTGGACGGCTGTAGTGTTTCGTTGCCATTTCGCTATCAAGATGAACCCATGGGATTCATGCTCACCGCCTGTCATGGCAAGGATCAAGCGCTGCTGAGCATCGCCAAACGCATGGAACCGATTCTCGCTTAG
- a CDS encoding LysR family transcriptional regulator, whose protein sequence is MNYKRLETFVWVASLGNFRKAAERLHTTQPAISARISGLENELGVKLFEREGGSSPITLTAKGKELLPYVEKILYQTEQLRKRAALSNAYSGVLRLGVSETIVNTWLPDFLSRLHTDMPHLDVEMTVDISSNLTHGIKDRSLDLGLLMGPISEPNIVNRKLCTFSLSWVASPKLQLPDRLLYLEELAKWPIITYARATKPYVEINQKFRELDGPPTHFFASTSLAACRSLAIDAVGISTLPKVMISKELASGELQKIRAIWTPSDLAFTASYANDPFNPLAEVATNIAVAAATAFTEQQEED, encoded by the coding sequence TTGAATTACAAACGCCTAGAAACTTTTGTTTGGGTCGCCTCGCTGGGCAACTTTCGTAAAGCCGCCGAGCGCCTTCATACCACTCAACCCGCGATTTCCGCGCGTATTTCCGGTTTAGAAAATGAATTGGGCGTGAAATTGTTTGAGCGCGAAGGGGGGTCCAGTCCGATTACCTTAACCGCAAAAGGCAAAGAGCTACTGCCCTACGTAGAAAAAATACTCTATCAGACCGAGCAACTTCGCAAACGCGCCGCCTTGTCGAATGCGTATTCTGGTGTGCTTCGATTGGGTGTGTCAGAAACCATTGTGAATACATGGCTGCCGGATTTTCTATCGCGCTTGCACACCGACATGCCCCATTTAGACGTGGAAATGACCGTCGACATTTCGTCCAATCTTACCCACGGCATCAAAGACCGATCGCTGGATTTGGGGCTTTTAATGGGGCCTATTTCTGAGCCTAATATCGTCAATAGGAAGCTGTGCACTTTTTCGCTTTCTTGGGTTGCCAGCCCAAAGCTGCAATTGCCCGACCGATTATTGTATTTAGAAGAGTTGGCCAAATGGCCGATCATTACCTACGCCCGTGCGACCAAACCTTATGTCGAAATCAACCAAAAATTCCGAGAACTGGATGGGCCTCCAACGCACTTTTTTGCGTCTACGTCCCTCGCAGCGTGCCGAAGTCTAGCCATTGACGCCGTCGGTATTTCCACCTTGCCCAAAGTGATGATCAGCAAAGAACTGGCCTCAGGCGAGCTGCAAAAAATTCGCGCTATTTGGACCCCAAGCGACCTTGCGTTTACCGCCTCCTATGCCAATGACCCCTTCAACCCTTTGGCGGAAGTCGCTACCAACATTGCGGTTGCGGCCGCCACCGCATTTACAGAGCAACAAGAGGAAGACTAA
- a CDS encoding ABC transporter permease: MKPYQGSGWGRILAIIIKEIKQLSRDKMTFGMIIMIPLVQLMLFGYAINTDARHLPVGLVDLSQTYESRALVHAVAATQSVDFDARYASLQAAQTAITHGDVRAILYLPPDMTTRLIQHAQYDPMQASNVLSQPVGQWIVDGSDTVVAATIKALRNMPLNEVANRTLRQTTPTFEVVQYFNPEQRTVVNIVPGLLAVILTMTMILFTATALVREQEQGNMEFLITTPIRPMELMIGKIVPYVVIGMLQIGIILGVGYGVFAVPVTGSLMALGMASLLFIFASLTLGLIISTVASTQLQAMQITVFILLPSILLSGFMFPYDAMPEGAQWVAEALPATHFIRMARAIVLRDASLLGLQNDALWLGLFTLVGLVIAARRFHKQLG, from the coding sequence ATGAAGCCATACCAAGGCTCAGGATGGGGGCGAATCCTTGCAATCATAATAAAAGAAATCAAACAGTTATCGCGAGATAAAATGACATTTGGGATGATCATTATGATCCCATTAGTGCAACTTATGCTGTTTGGGTACGCCATCAACACCGATGCACGACACCTCCCTGTTGGCCTAGTCGATTTAAGCCAAACCTACGAAAGCCGCGCCCTTGTACACGCTGTCGCAGCAACGCAATCGGTGGATTTCGACGCGCGTTACGCTTCCCTTCAGGCGGCACAAACCGCGATTACCCATGGCGATGTGCGCGCCATATTGTACCTGCCGCCCGACATGACCACACGGCTCATACAGCATGCTCAATACGACCCCATGCAAGCCAGCAACGTCCTAAGTCAGCCGGTTGGACAATGGATCGTCGATGGCTCAGACACCGTTGTTGCCGCGACCATTAAAGCCCTGCGTAATATGCCCCTAAACGAGGTTGCAAATCGCACTCTACGCCAGACCACACCGACGTTTGAAGTGGTGCAATATTTTAATCCAGAGCAACGTACCGTGGTCAACATTGTGCCCGGCTTGCTGGCTGTGATTCTCACCATGACGATGATTTTATTCACCGCCACCGCCCTGGTTCGTGAGCAAGAACAAGGCAACATGGAGTTTCTGATCACCACCCCCATTCGACCGATGGAACTGATGATCGGCAAAATCGTCCCTTATGTGGTGATCGGTATGCTGCAAATAGGCATTATTCTGGGTGTCGGGTATGGGGTGTTTGCCGTGCCCGTAACCGGCAGCCTAATGGCGCTGGGCATGGCGTCCTTGTTGTTCATTTTCGCCAGTTTAACCTTAGGCCTGATCATTTCTACCGTCGCCTCGACTCAGCTTCAAGCCATGCAAATTACCGTGTTTATTTTGTTGCCCTCTATTTTGCTGTCTGGTTTTATGTTCCCCTATGACGCCATGCCGGAAGGCGCGCAGTGGGTTGCCGAAGCTCTGCCCGCCACGCATTTTATTCGCATGGCGCGGGCCATTGTCTTACGCGACGCCAGCCTGTTGGGGTTACAAAATGATGCCTTGTGGCTCGGACTCTTTACCCTAGTGGGTCTGGTGATTGCGGCACGGCGTTTTCATAAACAATTAGGATAA
- a CDS encoding ATP-binding cassette domain-containing protein: MSDTVEFAIETHELSKTFGLHTAVNRLNLRIPKGCIYGFLGPNGCGKSTTIRLLTGLLAPSSGNVQILGQPLAGNEESIKQKLGYMTQKFSLYDSLTTLENLRFVAAIYGFKGKQSSQRIDDLIQLYGLTEQAKQYAGAMSGGQKQRLALACATLHSPELLFLDEPTSAVDPENRREFWERLFDLSDAGTTILVSTHYMDEAERCHALAIMEDGNIRADGSPNTLMNAMPANVIEIGGEHLRQLKHALLRHEPVLSAAQIGARLRVLVAKSQADPLAFIQSLCGTRAVQQVRPSLEDVFVTCTGSAHHEHKTMSIKQ; encoded by the coding sequence ATGAGCGACACCGTAGAATTCGCCATAGAAACACACGAACTCAGTAAAACCTTTGGCCTGCACACCGCGGTTAATCGGCTAAATTTGCGCATTCCTAAAGGCTGCATTTATGGTTTTCTTGGCCCAAATGGCTGCGGCAAATCCACCACCATTCGCCTGCTCACCGGCTTACTCGCGCCCTCCTCGGGAAACGTACAGATATTGGGTCAACCCTTGGCGGGCAACGAAGAAAGCATTAAGCAAAAGCTGGGCTACATGACGCAAAAATTCTCGTTATACGATTCGCTCACCACATTGGAAAACTTGCGTTTCGTTGCCGCTATTTATGGCTTTAAAGGAAAACAGAGCTCACAGCGAATTGACGACCTCATTCAACTTTACGGTTTAACGGAGCAAGCAAAACAATACGCGGGCGCCATGAGCGGCGGCCAAAAGCAACGCTTAGCACTGGCCTGCGCCACGCTGCACTCACCCGAATTGCTGTTTTTGGACGAACCCACGTCGGCGGTTGACCCTGAAAACCGTCGTGAATTCTGGGAACGCTTGTTTGATTTGAGCGACGCCGGCACCACTATTCTGGTTTCAACACACTACATGGACGAAGCGGAGCGCTGCCACGCACTGGCCATCATGGAAGACGGAAACATTCGTGCCGATGGCTCTCCTAATACGCTGATGAACGCCATGCCCGCCAACGTCATCGAGATTGGCGGCGAACATTTGCGTCAACTCAAGCACGCCTTGCTGCGGCATGAACCTGTGCTATCTGCGGCACAAATTGGCGCTCGCCTGCGTGTTTTGGTCGCCAAAAGCCAAGCCGACCCACTGGCGTTTATCCAGTCGTTGTGCGGTACACGTGCGGTCCAGCAGGTGCGCCCCAGCCTAGAAGATGTGTTTGTAACCTGCACCGGATCTGCGCACCACGAGCATAAAACAATGAGCATAAAACAATGA
- a CDS encoding HlyD family secretion protein — translation MTSLTRLTLPALILFCFLALTACQSETEHSAMGTLERERFLLLSPATESLQTLFVKEGQRVDAGDVLLTLDDATSNTLLMQRTAEREQAQQSLNSLLAGTRPEQLKATQAAIHAAQANYQEAVLKHQRAAELYQKKALSKADLDAAKAYRDATAAKVEESQAHWLEQKNGALPETIALAQAKVNAADAALNRQQIAHEQLTLRAPVSGTIDTLPWHVGERVTTGTQLLSLLANTAPYARVYLPATAHASVHIGDSVKVWVDGMDTPFNGRIRHIRSQPAYTPFYALNERDRARLMYLTDIELQDADDLPTGLAVEVRLP, via the coding sequence ATGACATCATTGACACGGTTGACTCTCCCTGCACTCATTCTTTTCTGCTTTTTGGCGCTAACGGCGTGTCAATCCGAGACCGAACACAGCGCCATGGGCACCTTAGAACGAGAACGCTTTTTATTGTTGTCGCCGGCGACAGAAAGCCTTCAAACGCTCTTCGTAAAAGAAGGGCAACGCGTCGACGCCGGAGACGTATTGTTGACGCTGGACGACGCGACAAGCAACACCTTGCTGATGCAACGCACCGCCGAACGTGAGCAAGCCCAGCAGTCACTCAACAGCCTGCTCGCCGGCACTCGACCAGAACAACTCAAGGCGACGCAAGCGGCGATCCATGCCGCCCAAGCCAATTATCAAGAAGCGGTATTGAAGCACCAACGCGCCGCCGAGTTGTATCAGAAAAAGGCCCTCAGTAAAGCGGATTTAGACGCCGCCAAAGCGTATCGAGACGCCACCGCCGCGAAAGTGGAAGAAAGCCAAGCTCATTGGTTAGAGCAAAAAAATGGCGCTTTGCCAGAAACCATCGCCCTAGCGCAAGCCAAAGTAAACGCCGCCGACGCGGCGTTGAATCGCCAGCAAATCGCGCATGAGCAATTAACCCTGCGCGCCCCTGTTTCTGGCACCATCGACACCCTGCCATGGCATGTTGGGGAACGCGTCACCACCGGCACTCAGTTGCTGAGCTTACTGGCTAACACGGCACCTTATGCCCGCGTGTATTTGCCCGCGACCGCACACGCAAGCGTGCACATCGGCGACTCGGTCAAAGTGTGGGTCGATGGTATGGACACGCCCTTCAATGGCAGAATTCGCCACATTCGCTCCCAGCCAGCCTATACCCCTTTTTATGCCCTAAACGAACGCGACCGAGCACGGCTCATGTATCTAACCGACATTGAATTACAAGACGCCGACGACTTACCCACGGGCTTAGCCGTTGAAGTACGCTTGCCATGA
- a CDS encoding DUF502 domain-containing protein — protein MNKLIALLLKGLVAVLPIGLTVYLIYWLLATGEAIAQPVLLWLIPDVLYFPGLGLIASLGTLVLIGFLVNLYGIRYFVKLSHNLFERIPLVKSLYGAIKDMMMVFNLAEKKEMKSVVSIEWNGAQVIGFVTGEQTGQRLFGEQGLVGVYVPLSYQIGGMTLYISRDRLTELDIGVEEAMRLALTAGVQGQKKG, from the coding sequence ATGAACAAATTAATAGCGTTATTACTCAAGGGGCTGGTGGCGGTATTGCCAATAGGGTTAACGGTTTACCTGATTTATTGGTTACTGGCGACGGGTGAAGCGATCGCTCAGCCCGTGTTGTTGTGGCTGATTCCCGACGTATTGTACTTTCCTGGGTTAGGGTTGATCGCCAGCTTGGGCACCTTGGTGTTGATCGGCTTCTTGGTCAACCTGTACGGCATCCGTTATTTTGTCAAACTTAGCCACAACCTGTTTGAACGCATTCCCTTGGTTAAATCCCTTTATGGCGCGATTAAAGACATGATGATGGTGTTTAATCTTGCCGAAAAGAAAGAAATGAAAAGTGTGGTGTCGATTGAATGGAACGGCGCGCAAGTGATTGGCTTCGTCACCGGCGAACAAACCGGACAACGCCTCTTTGGCGAACAAGGTCTCGTGGGAGTCTATGTTCCATTGAGTTACCAAATTGGCGGCATGACCTTGTATATCTCCCGTGATCGACTGACTGAACTCGACATCGGTGTTGAAGAAGCCATGCGACTGGCCTTAACCGCTGGGGTGCAGGGGCAGAAGAAGGGGTAA
- a CDS encoding glycosyltransferase family 9 protein encodes MKHPWLESMKNLWFEQGAYVTKKAREYITSDFNPNNVQKITVIRHAALGDQVILRPFLVEARRFFPNAKITLSCVSHYQYGMPTDLADCVHIMPSKKTKNEFKAKLDSIKALGEQDIIFDLAGTNRSYWITFLTKAKLKIGFPYRALLRGTLYNLCVLRSDFQAEVETMLDMLRVLGHNPPHRLDFAYPDHQALCDKASPFILYFNGASQLRKVLSKDQMREVLEKSMAEFPDSQHIYLEGKNDFEKGDYLNDLTKLHSHFSIQPCLELNELVHLIARSSLLVAPDTGVRNVAISTHTPTVGIFFSTVPFRYTPRYEAHHIVMRDNATVPSSDEIVAVIQHALR; translated from the coding sequence ATGAAGCATCCATGGCTGGAAAGCATGAAGAACCTATGGTTTGAACAAGGAGCGTACGTCACAAAAAAAGCCAGGGAGTATATCACCTCTGATTTTAACCCAAATAACGTTCAAAAAATCACTGTGATTCGTCATGCCGCGTTGGGTGACCAGGTCATCTTAAGACCCTTTCTGGTAGAAGCTCGCCGTTTTTTCCCTAACGCTAAAATCACCCTTTCTTGCGTATCTCATTATCAATATGGTATGCCAACAGATCTGGCCGATTGTGTGCACATAATGCCCAGTAAAAAGACCAAAAACGAATTTAAAGCCAAACTGGATAGTATCAAAGCACTCGGTGAACAAGACATTATTTTTGACCTTGCTGGAACAAACCGCTCTTATTGGATAACATTTTTAACGAAAGCAAAGCTGAAAATCGGTTTTCCTTATCGCGCTTTGCTTCGCGGCACACTTTACAATCTGTGCGTTTTACGATCAGATTTCCAAGCCGAAGTCGAAACCATGCTGGACATGTTAAGAGTACTTGGACACAACCCGCCTCATCGATTGGATTTTGCCTACCCAGACCATCAAGCATTATGCGATAAAGCATCGCCTTTTATTCTTTACTTCAATGGTGCTTCTCAGTTGCGAAAAGTACTCTCAAAAGACCAAATGCGCGAGGTACTGGAAAAAAGCATGGCCGAATTTCCAGACAGTCAGCACATTTACTTAGAAGGTAAAAACGACTTTGAAAAAGGCGACTACCTAAACGATTTAACCAAACTGCATTCTCATTTTAGTATTCAGCCTTGCTTGGAATTGAATGAGCTGGTGCATCTTATTGCCCGATCTTCTTTGCTGGTTGCACCTGATACCGGCGTTCGCAATGTCGCTATCTCAACCCATACACCCACTGTTGGCATCTTTTTCTCGACGGTACCTTTTCGATACACACCACGCTATGAAGCCCACCACATTGTCATGAGAGATAACGCTACGGTTCCTTCTAGTGACGAGATCGTCGCGGTGATACAACACGCCCTTCGGTAA
- a CDS encoding acyltransferase, with protein sequence MNFFKKYLLLARNTFKIKGHHHIDIATDVRIRQCKITIKGKNNTLIMARHANLRGVNIELIGDNCTLSIGEGCVIGEGCYLSSREKGTQLILGAGCMLSRNVNVMTSDGHDILREGKRINPAKSIFIGDRVWLADSVTVLKGVTIGNDCIVGINSTLTKSIDSGSVAAGVPAKVVSHGVTWQNECTF encoded by the coding sequence ATGAACTTTTTTAAAAAATATCTTTTGCTCGCAAGAAATACTTTTAAAATAAAAGGCCATCATCATATCGATATAGCCACGGATGTGCGTATTCGACAGTGTAAAATTACCATTAAGGGTAAAAACAACACGTTAATAATGGCACGTCATGCCAATTTACGAGGTGTGAACATTGAACTCATTGGCGATAATTGTACGCTTTCCATTGGTGAAGGTTGTGTGATTGGGGAAGGTTGCTATTTATCTTCACGCGAAAAGGGCACCCAACTGATTTTGGGGGCTGGCTGCATGTTGTCGCGTAATGTGAATGTGATGACCAGCGATGGGCACGACATTCTCAGAGAAGGAAAGCGCATTAATCCGGCAAAGAGTATTTTTATTGGCGACCGTGTTTGGTTGGCAGACAGTGTCACTGTATTAAAGGGAGTAACCATTGGAAACGATTGCATTGTGGGCATTAATTCCACGTTAACCAAGAGCATTGATTCGGGTTCGGTGGCCGCTGGCGTGCCTGCAAAAGTCGTTTCGCATGGTGTGACTTGGCAAAATGAGTGCACTTTTTAA
- a CDS encoding TIGR03862 family flavoprotein → MTVIGKEETGQKQKTVVIVGAGPAGLMAAEEICAAGHQVQVYDAKPSACRKFLLAGVGGMNITHSEAYPDFIQRYYDKADWLDTSIRQFDADALQDWIHGLGVETFVGTSGRVFPKDMKAAPLLRHWLKRLRESGVEFHMRHKMTSMKKNHLTFDHNGETVEVQADAVVLAMGGASWPKLGSDGAWLPILAEKGVTVAPLQSANCGFYSHWSEHLQTKFAGSPLKDVAFSFVFANGHVVTKKGECIVTKDGMEGSLIYAFSKYLRDGINAHTHSSLTMDFLPLQSEEQVVKKLRNTKPKESFSKYLKRTLNIGGVKAALLHEAFSKEAFQTPEALAACLKAVPVSFYKTKPIDEVISTAGGVCESSVDARLMLNALPGVFCAGEMLDWEAPTGGYLLTACFATGKMAGRGVCEFLNT, encoded by the coding sequence ATGACCGTGATCGGTAAAGAAGAAACAGGACAAAAGCAAAAAACAGTCGTGATAGTCGGTGCAGGCCCGGCGGGCTTGATGGCCGCGGAAGAAATTTGTGCCGCAGGGCATCAGGTGCAGGTGTACGATGCAAAACCGAGTGCGTGCCGTAAATTTTTATTGGCGGGTGTGGGCGGGATGAACATCACGCATTCTGAAGCCTATCCTGATTTTATTCAGCGTTATTATGACAAAGCCGATTGGCTGGACACGTCGATTCGTCAGTTTGACGCCGACGCCTTGCAAGATTGGATTCATGGGCTGGGCGTAGAAACTTTCGTCGGGACGTCGGGTCGAGTGTTTCCGAAAGACATGAAAGCCGCGCCGTTATTGCGCCATTGGTTGAAGCGATTACGTGAATCGGGTGTGGAATTCCACATGCGCCACAAAATGACGTCAATGAAAAAGAATCATCTGACGTTTGATCATAATGGCGAGACCGTCGAGGTTCAGGCCGATGCCGTAGTATTGGCGATGGGGGGCGCCAGTTGGCCAAAGCTCGGTTCCGATGGGGCTTGGTTGCCGATATTGGCTGAAAAAGGCGTCACCGTTGCGCCGCTGCAAAGCGCCAACTGCGGGTTTTACAGTCATTGGAGTGAACACTTACAAACCAAGTTTGCAGGCAGTCCATTAAAGGATGTGGCGTTTTCGTTTGTGTTCGCTAATGGGCATGTTGTCACAAAAAAAGGCGAATGCATTGTTACCAAAGATGGCATGGAAGGCAGTTTAATTTACGCGTTTTCTAAGTACCTTCGAGACGGAATCAATGCACACACACACTCGTCTTTGACGATGGATTTTTTGCCGTTGCAGAGCGAAGAGCAGGTCGTCAAGAAATTGCGTAATACCAAGCCAAAAGAGTCGTTTAGCAAGTATTTAAAACGCACGCTGAACATCGGTGGCGTTAAGGCGGCGCTTTTGCATGAGGCCTTTAGTAAAGAGGCGTTTCAAACACCAGAAGCCTTAGCGGCTTGTTTGAAAGCGGTGCCGGTGAGTTTTTACAAAACCAAGCCGATTGACGAAGTGATTTCTACCGCTGGTGGCGTGTGCGAAAGCAGTGTTGATGCTCGTTTGATGTTGAACGCACTGCCTGGCGTTTTTTGCGCCGGTGAAATGCTCGACTGGGAAGCGCCGACCGGTGGCTATTTGTTGACCGCCTGTTTTGCGACGGGCAAGATGGCGGGTCGAGGTGTGTGTGAGTTTTTGAACACATAA
- a CDS encoding OmpA family protein: MSFTLNKRALLTGLIAVSSVAQAQPEEGFTVAPSIGYYNMDNHRGVDNTAALSLGFGYQFGNPWAVELVYVNANSDVSTGRNIDVDQVRLDALYHLSQQGNLTPYLAAGVGTIDFSRGTNNALINAGGGVKYALNDALSLRADFRLINDTDEHELDNLTTLGLHYVFGTSPAKEKEETTKEVMAEPVKAVMVEVIEVVDADKDGVEDSKDQCLNTPMGVAVDMQGCALDSDKDGVADHKDQCLNTPMGVAVDMKGCVLDSDKDGVADHMDACPASAMGAKVDATGCYIALEKAKTIRLDVQFATNSVVIAQQYYPNIQDVAAFLKEYPEAKVVIEGHTDDRGSAAYNQALSQKRAQAVADTLTNALGVNTNRVSAVGYGEDKPLFANDSAANRDANRRVVAVISSK; this comes from the coding sequence ATGTCTTTTACATTGAATAAACGTGCTCTCTTAACCGGCCTTATCGCTGTCTCTTCTGTGGCTCAAGCTCAACCAGAGGAAGGCTTTACGGTTGCGCCTAGCATCGGCTACTACAACATGGACAATCACCGTGGCGTAGATAACACAGCCGCATTATCCCTTGGCTTTGGTTACCAATTTGGCAACCCTTGGGCCGTAGAATTAGTCTACGTCAACGCAAACAGCGACGTCTCGACTGGCCGTAATATCGATGTAGATCAAGTTCGTCTCGACGCGCTGTATCATTTATCACAACAAGGCAACCTCACCCCTTATTTAGCCGCTGGCGTGGGCACCATTGATTTCAGCCGAGGTACGAATAACGCACTTATTAATGCGGGTGGCGGCGTCAAATATGCATTAAATGACGCCCTGTCTTTGCGGGCGGATTTTCGTTTAATCAACGACACCGACGAGCATGAATTAGACAACCTAACAACGCTTGGCTTGCATTACGTTTTTGGCACAAGCCCGGCAAAAGAAAAAGAAGAAACAACAAAGGAAGTTATGGCCGAGCCGGTAAAAGCGGTCATGGTCGAAGTGATAGAAGTGGTTGATGCCGACAAAGACGGTGTCGAAGACAGCAAAGACCAGTGCCTAAACACCCCCATGGGCGTCGCGGTTGACATGCAAGGCTGTGCTTTAGACAGCGACAAAGACGGCGTCGCCGATCATAAAGATCAATGCCTAAACACCCCTATGGGTGTCGCGGTTGACATGAAAGGCTGCGTTTTAGACAGCGACAAAGACGGCGTGGCTGACCACATGGACGCTTGCCCTGCGTCTGCAATGGGCGCCAAAGTGGATGCCACGGGTTGCTATATTGCATTAGAAAAAGCGAAAACCATTCGCTTAGATGTGCAATTTGCCACAAACTCGGTTGTCATTGCTCAGCAATACTACCCAAATATTCAAGACGTCGCGGCTTTCTTGAAAGAATACCCAGAAGCAAAGGTCGTGATTGAAGGTCACACCGATGACAGAGGCTCAGCGGCTTACAACCAAGCCTTGTCACAAAAACGCGCACAAGCCGTTGCTGACACCTTAACGAACGCATTGGGTGTAAACACAAACCGCGTCTCTGCCGTGGGTTACGGTGAAGATAAGCCTTTATTTGCTAATGACAGTGCAGCAAATCGCGACGCAAACCGTCGTGTTGTGGCAGTCATTTCGTCTAAATAA